Proteins encoded together in one Musa acuminata AAA Group cultivar baxijiao chromosome BXJ3-6, Cavendish_Baxijiao_AAA, whole genome shotgun sequence window:
- the LOC135641208 gene encoding translation initiation factor IF3-2, chloroplastic-like, with amino-acid sequence MARIAICSFNPSPSLSPAAPNPSRRLPLVQLPLRLKFSRNRIGGRRPLAAVVARYGGGGGYRPGPSRRRPRDGRAAADPDYDPALDLDRIKSSSVRLLDEQQNMLGVVSIDEAVRMADDADLILAILSIDADPPVLRLFESTDYKKHKYEQQKKKRVQQKRSAANRMDIKELKMGYNIDSHDYSVRLKAAQKFLKDGDKVKVIVNLKGRENEFRNIAIELLQRFQSDIGELATEESKNFSERNIFMVLMPNKAVLQKNQEQPKKKEKPVTEVSASV; translated from the exons ATGGCCAGAATCGCTATCTGTTCTTTCAATCCCTCGCCCTCCTTGTCTCCCGCGGCACCCAACCCGTCGAGGCGCCTCCCCTTGGTGCAGCTACCCCTCCGGCTCAAATTCTCCCGGAACCGGATCGGCGGTCGCCGTCCCCTCGCCGCGGTGGTCGCCCGctacggcggcggcggtgggTACCGCCCTGGCCCATCCCGGAGGCGCCCGAGAGATGGCCGCGCCGCCGCAGATCCCGACTACGACCCTGCCCTCGACCTTGACAGGATCAA GTCATCTTCTGTAAGGTTATTAGACGAGCAACAAAATATG CTTGGTGTAGTGTCAATAGATGAAGCCGTAAGAATGGCAGATGATGCTGATCTAATTCTG GCAATTTTGTCCATAGATGCAGACCCTCCTGTGCTTCGCCTCTTTGAGAGTACAGATTACAA AAAACACAAGTACGAGCAGCAAAAGAAGAAACGAGTGCAACAAAAGAGATCTGCCG CAAACCGCATGGACATTAAGGAACTTAAAATGGG GTACAACATTGACTCTCATGATTACTCTGtgcggttaaaagctgctcagaagTTCCTTAAAGATGGAGATAAG GTTAAGGTCATTGTTAACTTGAAAGGCCGGGAAAATGAGTTCAGGAATATTGCTATCGAACTTCTTCAGCGTTTTCAGAGTGACATTGGGGAG CTGGCAACTGAGGAGAGTAAAAACTTCAGCGAAAGAAACATCTTCATGGTTCTCATGCCCAACAAAGCAGTTCTGCAAAAAAACCAGGAACagccaaagaaaaaggaaaaaccaGTTACAGAAGTTTCTGCAAGTGTTTAG
- the LOC103971133 gene encoding disease resistance protein RGA2-like produces MAAVDLRHILLDLLPSFDMKERCRELGIQHHLEKIIPDLWAINAVIRDATMRAWTQPDVEMWMADAGAAIADVHNLLDRILEWTGRAAAPSNPLLRSFRVAFRLSILQELKEMGLRLKELVLRGSALDLRKEMMDAMDPCDEEYSYVLGDDVVGRDEDREKILEILQHNQSSSNNGEPFDIVIHDEGWSSGKTTLARMIYHHPWVRQHFHHRIWVDVPIDLSWDQLSIGREFARCITGESCDHLQSHQAIWLLVNERLGQRRYLLILNDIYYDYTERGLKDKWDQLKHNLLHVGGIGSTVIITTKYSTIFGSRDYSLDGLSKDAWIKLFMRDTFIGSAQDKENTCTINFLLQFAEQQYQTLKGETISGKKLDGSPLLAKTLGSIFRYTEVLENLQPNLVLEKLEIVSYMGKKLPSWMACKKENLWHLTEIKLVNLKQCERLPPLGQLPKLETVEISGMDSISAVDDVFYGDGDDDTFPRLETLIFSEMPMLERWPKAKGEGDVFPLLETLILIECPKFKEFHVPLSKRLGFTLSLWLNNDKLLSSEFVGWQNLKYVEVLEITGCEELRCLPQGIKHLKHLRQLRIIRCNNLISLPDWLAELGIPFYLDVRDCAMLSFIPERLKQSPDIYMNIKGCPKLQL; encoded by the exons ATGGCGGCAGTGGATTTGCGGCACATACTCTTGGATTTGCTGCCGTCGTTTGATATGAAGGAGCGATGTCGAGAGCTAGGCATCCAACATCATCTGGAGAAGATTATTCCTGACCTTTGGGCCATCAATGCAGTCATTCGGGACGCGACGATGCGGGCGTGGACGCAGCCGGACGTGGAGATGTGGATGGCGGATGCGGGTGCAGCCATTGCGGACGTCCACAACCTGCTCGACCGGATCTTGGAGTGGACGGGGAGGGCAGCGGCACCGTCGAATCCCTTGTTGCGCTCCTTCCGAGTGGCTTTTCGTCTTTCTATTCTGCAGGAGCTCAAGGAGATGGGGCTCAGGTTGAAGGAGCTCGTCCTTAGGGGGTCTGCCTTGGACCTCCGGAAGGAGATGATGGATGCCATGGATCCATGCGATGAAGAGTACTCCTATGTCCTAGGAGATGACGTGGTGGGAAGAGATGAGGACAGAGAAAAAATTTTAGAGATCCTTCAGCATAATCAATCATCCAGCAACAACGGCGAGCCCTTCGACATTGTCATCCATGATGAAGGGTGGTCGTCGGGGAAGACAACCCTGGCTCGGATGATTTACCACCACCCCTGGGTGCGCCAACATTTCCATCATCGAATCTGGGTGGACGTTCCCATCGACTTATCTTGGGATCAACTAAGCATCGGGAGAGAATTTGCAAGATGTATCACGGGAGAATCGTGCGACCATCTGCAATCACACCAAGCTATCTGGCTACTTGTGAATGAACGGCTCGGCCAAAGAAGATACTTGCTCATCTTGAATGACATATACTATGATTATACGGAAAGGGGGTTGAAAGACAAGTGGGATCAACTAAAGCACAACCTATTGCATGTGGGTGGAATCGGAAGTACAGTGATCATCACCACCAAATACAGTACTATATTTGGGTCCAGAGACTACTCGTTGGATGGCCTATCAAAGGATGCTTGGATAAAATTGTTCATGAGAGACACATTCATTGGATCAGCGCAGGACAAAGAGAACACTTGTACCATAAATTTTCTACTTCAATTTGCGGAGCAACAATACCAAACACTTAAGGGTGAAACAATTAGTGGCAAAAAACTTGATGGCTCTCCCTTGCTGGCAAAGACGTTGGGCTCAATATTCAGGTACACTGAG GTATTGGAAAACCTTCAGCCTAACCTAGTTTTAGAGAAATTAGAAATTGTTTCTTATATGGGGAAGAAACTTCCGAGCTGGATGGCGTGCAAAAAAGAAAATCTGTGGCATTTGACAGAGATCAAGCTCGTCAATCTAAAACAATGTGAAAGGCTACCACCGCTTGGACAACTACCTAAGCTTGAGACTGTTGAGATAAGTGGCATGGAttcaattagtgcagtggatgatGTATTCTACGGTGACGGTGACGATGACACATTTCCTAGATTGGAAACACTCATTTTCTCAGAAATGCCTATGCTGGAGAGATGGCCGAAGGCAAAAGGTGAAGGTGACGTGTTCCCATTGCTTGAAACGTTGATACTAATCGAGTGTCCAAAATTCAAGGAATTTCATGTGCCACTTTCAAAAAGATTGGGATTTACATTATCACTATGGTTGAATAATGACAAGTTGCTGAGCTCTGAATTTGTAGGTTGGCAGAACCTTAAATATGTCGAAGTGTTGGAGATAACCGGGTGTGAAGAGCTGAGGTGCTTACCACAGGGAATCAAGCATCTCAAGCACCTTCGTCAATTGAGGATTATCCGATGCAACAATTTGATCTCTTTGCCGGATTGGTTGGCAGAACTCGGAATTCCTTTTTACCTGGACGTACGAGATTGCGCCATGCTGTCATTCATTCCCGAGAGGCTCAAACAATCGCCCGATATTTACATGAATATTAAAGGATGTCCAAAGTTGCAGCTCTAA
- the LOC135640039 gene encoding pentatricopeptide repeat-containing protein At3g25210, mitochondrial-like yields MAVLLPLSNRLLSKSIHRLLLVSQIPNCTHLHPFAPSRRLCDSSSQNPNPTFDPNSDARGRTPLEKQFDSWVDRLRPGFTADDVAAAIRAQADPDLALDLFRWTALRPGYRHTAPAYLAMLQVAVSGRRYAHAEALVDEVLAGACSPDLPLFNAAVRFCCSRRHLFSRAFDLFKKMLQRSTTAHTSCRPSIETYSMLLAAVLRRFGKPPVSYVYLHSVRSLARQMKASGVIPDTFALNLIIKAYSKCLEMDEAIRVFKEIGLYGCEPNEFSYGYIVQGLCQKGSVGKSMDYFKEMRAKGLVPTATVYMALVCGLALERRLDEGIEVVFDMLPNGMAPDLLTYRTVLEEMCREGRADAAFELLEELGRTKGAMDRKTYSDLLEGLHWLCQPRE; encoded by the coding sequence ATGGCagtcctcctccccctctctaatcGCCTCCTCTCCAAATCCATACATCGTCTCCTCCTCGTCTCCCAAATCCCTAATTGCACTCACCTACACCCGTTTGCTCCCTCTCGCCGCCTCTGCGATTCTTCCTCgcaaaaccctaaccctacttTTGATCCCAACTCCGACGCTCGCGGCCGTACCCCTCTGGAGAAGCAATTCGACTCGTGGGTCGACCGCCTCCGACCGGGCTTCACCGCCGACGACGTCGCAGCCGCCATCCGCGCGCAGGCTGATCCCGACCTCGCCCTCGACCTCTTCCGCTGGACCGCCCTCCGCCCCGGGTATCGCCACACCGCCCCGGCCTACCTCGCCATGCTTCAGGTCGCCGTCTCTGGCCGCCGCTACGCCCACGCCGAGGCCCTCGTCGACGAGGTCCTCGCCGGCGCCTGCTCCCCCGACCTCCCCCTCTTCAACGCCGCCGTACGTTTCTGCTGCTCCCGCCGCCACCTCTTCTCCCGCGCTTTCGACCTCTTCAAGAAGATGCTGCAGCGCAGCACCACCGCCCACACGTCGTGCCGACCCTCCATCGAGACCTACTCGATGCTCCTGGCCGCCGTCCTCCGCCGGTTCGGCAAGCCACCCGTCTCCTACGTCTACCTCCACTCCGTCCGGTCTCTGGCCCGGCAGATGAAGGCCTCGGGCGTGATCCCGGACACCTTCGCCCTCAACCTTATCATCAAGGCCTACTCCAAGTGCCTGGAGATGGACGAGGCCATCCGGGTCTTCAAGGAAATTGGGCTCTACGGCTGCGAGCCTAACGAGTTCTCCTATGGCTACATCGTGCAGGGGCTGTGCCAGAAGGGCTCGGTGGGGAAGTCCATGGACTACTTCAAGGAGATGAGGGCGAAGGGCCTGGTGCCGACCGCCACCGTCTACATGGCGTTGGTGTGCGGCCTGGCGCTGGAGCGGAGGCTCGACGAGGGGATCGAGGTGGTGTTTGACATGCTGCCCAACGGGATGGCGCCCGACTTACTAACGTACCGGACGGTGCTGGAGGAGATGTGCAGGGAGGGGCGGGCGGATGCGGCGTTCGAGCTGCTTGAGGAGCTGGGGAGGACGAAGGGCGCCATGGATCGCAAGACGTACTCCGACTTGTTGGAGGGGCTGCATTGGCTCTGCCAGCCTCGTGAGTGA
- the LOC103970996 gene encoding cinnamoyl-CoA reductase 1, with product MPVDATALPTGNGQTVCVTGAGGFIASWLVKLLLQKGYTVKGTVRNPDDPKNAHLTAMEGAADRLLLCKADLLDYGALREAIDGCHGVFHTASPVTDDPEEMVEPAVRGTRYVIHAAADAGTVRRVVFTSSIGAVTMDPGRGPDVVVDESCWSDLEHCKNTRNWYCYGKAVAEKAAWEVARETGVELAVVNPVLALGPLLQPQVNASIAHILKYLDGSATRYTNAVQGYVDVRDVAEAHVRAFEAEAAAGKRFICIERVLHREDVVRILSKLFPEYPVPNTCSDEVNPRKKPYKFSNQQLKDLGVQFRSVIQSLYDTVKSLQEKGHLPLPSPKII from the exons ATGCCCGTCGACGCTACCGCGCTACCCACCGGCAATGGCCAGACCGTGTGCGTCACCGGTGCCGGCGGTTTCATCGCCTCCTGGCTGGTGAAGCTCCTGTTGCAGAAAGGATACACCGTCAAGGGGACGGTGAGAAACCCAG ATGATCCGAAGAACGCACACCTGACGGCGATGGAGGGCGCCGCGGATCGGCTGCTGCTTTGCAAGGCTGATCTCCTCGACTACGGCGCTCTGCGAGAAGCCATCGATGGCTGCCATGGCGTCTTCCACACTGCTTCTCCCGTCACTGACGACCCT GAGGAAATGGTGGAGCCGGCTGTGAGGGGCACGAGGTACGTGATCCATGCGGCGGCCGACGCTGGCACCGTCCGTCGTGTGGTGTTTACCTCCTCGATCGGCGCGGTCACCATGGACCCCGGCCGCGGCCCCGACGTCGTGGTCGACGAGTCGTGCTGGAGCGATCTCGAGCACTGCAAGAACACAAGG AACTGGTACTGCTACGGGAAGGCGGTGGCCGAGAAGGCGGCGTGGGAGGTGGCGAGGGAGACGGGGGTGGAGCTGGCGGTGGTGAACCCGGTGCTGGCGCTGGGGCCGCTGCTGCAGCCGCAAGTGAACGCCAGCATCGCCCACATCCTCAAGTACCTGGACGGGTCGGCGACGAGGTACACCAACGCGGTGCAAGGGTACGTCGACGTGCGGGACGTGGCCGAGGCGCACGTCCGGGCGTTCGAGGCGGAGGCCGCCGCCGGCAAGCGGTTCATCTGCATCGAGCGCGTGCTCCACCGCGAGGACGTCGTCCGCATCCTCTCCAAGCTCTTCCCGGAGTATCCGGTGCCCAACAC GTGTTCCGACGAGGTGAATCCTCGAAAAAAGCCATACAAGTTCTCGAACCAACAGCTCAAGGACCTTGGCGTGCAATTTAGGTCGGTGATCCAAAGCCTCTATGACACTGTGAAGAGCCTGCAAGAGAAGGGTCATCTCCCATTGCCATCTCCAAAAATAATATGA
- the LOC135639802 gene encoding uncharacterized protein LOC135639802, with amino-acid sequence MGNVTSSVAARFAFFPPEPATYEVFREGGGEGPLCLSRLPPGKNVEVHLVETKAGNRVVATFWRHPFARFTLLYSHGNAADLGQMLDLFHELRSHLRVNIMSYDYSGYGASTGKPSEFNTYYDIEAVYDCLMKEYEIKQEDLILYGQSVGSGPTLHLAARLQKLGGVVLHSAILSGIRVLYPVKVTLWFDIFKNIDKIRQVNCPVLVIHGTSDEIVDWTHGKRLWELSKEKYDPLWIKGGGHCNLETFPQFIKHLRKFINAMEKLTLVKQITQSSLSISAVTEVKYNKCLRLGKR; translated from the exons atgGGGAACGTGACGTCGTCGGTGGCGGCACGATTCGCGTTCTTCCCACCGGAGCCGGCGACGTACGAGGTGTTCCGGGAGGGGGGAGGAGAAGGGCCGCTGTGCCTGTCGAGGCTGCCGCCGGGGAAGAACGTGGAGGTGCACCTGGTGGAGACCAAGGCCGGGAACCGGGTGGTGGCCACCTTCTGGCGCCACCCCTTCGCCCGCTTCACCCTCCTCTACTCCCACGGCAACGCTGCCGACCTCGGCCAGATGCTCGACCTCTTCCACGAGCTCCGTTCCCACCTCCGCGTCAACATCATGAG TTATGATTACTCAGGTTATGGAGCATCTACAGGAAAG CCATCTGAGTTCAACACATACTATGACATAGAAGCAGTCTACGATTGCTTGATGAAAGAGTATGAGATAAAACAGGAGGATCTCATTTTGTACGGTCAGTCTGTTGGTAGTGGACCGACATTGCACCTGGCTGCACGTTTACAGAAACTGGGAGGTGTAGTCCTCCATAGTGCAATCCTCTCAGGCATACGAGTCTTGTATCCTGTGAAAGTGACATTGTGGTTTGATATTTTTAAG AACATTGACAAAATTCGACAAGTAAACTGCCCAGTTCTTGTTATACAT GGAACCTCCGATGAGATTGTTGACTGGACTCATGGAAAACGCCTGTGGGAGCTATCGAAAGAAAAGTACGATCCATTGTGGATCAAGGGAGGCGGCCACTGCAACCTAGAGACATTTCCCCAATTTATCAAGCACCTGCGAAAATTTATCAATGCGATGGAGAAGCTCACTCTTGTGAAACAGATAACACAGAGTAGTCTGTCGATATCAGCCGTCACAGAAGTAAAATATAACAAGTGTTTGAGACTTGGCAAAAGATAG
- the LOC135640490 gene encoding deSI-like protein At4g17486 isoform X1 — protein sequence MMFVRGPSRKRRSGAVPVYLNVYDLTPINGYAYWLGLGVYHSGVQAHGVEYAYGAHEHPTTGIFEGEPRQCPGFTFRKSILIGRTDLGPREVRALMEEMAAEYTGDTYNLVSKNCNHFCDEACLRLTGKPIPKWVNRLAKIGYLCNCVLPVQVASVRQRATDEGKSGSRGGSVENERRTLRSNSTTNSFATSAASSSDDPPTRISQPVVTISSRSAASRSRRPSSSSGAISSTLTV from the exons ATGATGTTCGTCAGAGGGCCCTCGCGGAAGCGGCGGTCGGGGGCGGTCCCCGTCTACCTCAATGTCTACGACCTCACCCCCATCAACGGCTACGCTTACTGGCTCGGTCTCGGCGTCTACCACTCCGGCGTCCAAG CGCACGGGGTGGAGTACGCTTACGGGGCCCACGAGCACCCGACGACGGGGATCTTCGAGGGGGAGCCGCGGCAGTGCCCAGGGTTTACATTCCGCAAGTCGATCCTGATCGGGCGCACCGATCTGGGGCCGCGGGAGGTGCGGGCGCTCATGGAGGAGATGGCCGCGGAGTACACCGGCGACACCTACAACCTCGTCTCCAAGAACTGCAACCACTTCTGCGACGAGGCCTGCCTCCGCCTCACCGGCAAGCCCATCCCCAAGTGGGTCAACCGCCTCGCCAAAATCG GATACCTGTGCAACTGCGTGCTGCCGGTGCAGGTGGCGTCGGTGAGGCAACGAGCGACGGACGAGGGGAAGAGCGGCTCCCGAGGCGGCAGCGTCGAGAACGAGAGGAGGACGCTGAGGAGCAATTCCACCACCAACTCATTCGCCACCTCCGCCGCTTCTTCTTCCGACGACCCTCCCACTAGAATCTCTCAGCCTGTGGTCACCATCTCCTCTCGCTCCGCGGCGAGTAGGAGCCGccgcccttcctcctcctccggagCAATCTCCTCCACCTTGACGGTCTAA
- the LOC135640490 gene encoding deSI-like protein At4g17486 isoform X2, which yields MMFVRGPSRKRRSGAVPVYLNVYDLTPINGYAYWLGLGVYHSGVQAHGVEYAYGAHEHPTTGIFEGEPRQCPGFTFRKSILIGRTDLGPREVRALMEEMAAEYTGDTYNLVSKNCNHFCDEACLRLTGKPIPKWVNRLAKIGGVGEATSDGRGEERLPRRQRREREEDAEEQFHHQLIRHLRRFFFRRPSH from the exons ATGATGTTCGTCAGAGGGCCCTCGCGGAAGCGGCGGTCGGGGGCGGTCCCCGTCTACCTCAATGTCTACGACCTCACCCCCATCAACGGCTACGCTTACTGGCTCGGTCTCGGCGTCTACCACTCCGGCGTCCAAG CGCACGGGGTGGAGTACGCTTACGGGGCCCACGAGCACCCGACGACGGGGATCTTCGAGGGGGAGCCGCGGCAGTGCCCAGGGTTTACATTCCGCAAGTCGATCCTGATCGGGCGCACCGATCTGGGGCCGCGGGAGGTGCGGGCGCTCATGGAGGAGATGGCCGCGGAGTACACCGGCGACACCTACAACCTCGTCTCCAAGAACTGCAACCACTTCTGCGACGAGGCCTGCCTCCGCCTCACCGGCAAGCCCATCCCCAAGTGGGTCAACCGCCTCGCCAAAATCG GTGGCGTCGGTGAGGCAACGAGCGACGGACGAGGGGAAGAGCGGCTCCCGAGGCGGCAGCGTCGAGAACGAGAGGAGGACGCTGAGGAGCAATTCCACCACCAACTCATTCGCCACCTCCGCCGCTTCTTCTTCCGACGACCCTCCCACTAG